The following proteins are encoded in a genomic region of Zea mays cultivar B73 chromosome 9, Zm-B73-REFERENCE-NAM-5.0, whole genome shotgun sequence:
- the LOC100282275 gene encoding mitochondrial import receptor subunit TOM40, producing the protein MGSVASAAAPPSPHSALPQEGAPPYGPGLAGILPQTSVGEEKKEEKVDYLNLLCPVPFEEIQREALMSLKPELFEGLRFDFTKGLNQKFSLSHSVFMGSLEVPAQGSETIKVPTAHYEFGANFLDPKLMLIGRVMTDGRLNARVKCDLTDNLMLKVNAQLTQEAHYSQGMFNFDYKGSDYRAQFQIGNNAFYGANYIQSVTPNLSMGTEMFWLGHQRKSGIGFACRYNTDKMVGTLQVASTGIVALSYVQKISEKVSLASDFMYNHMSRDVTSSFGYDYLLRQCRLRGKIDSNGVVAAYLEERLNMGVNFLLSAEIDHCKKNYKFGFGMTVGE; encoded by the exons ATGGGATCTGTTGCCTCCGCAGCAGCGCCACCTTCTCCTCACTCAGCGCTACCCCAGGAGGGCGCGCCGCCCTATGGCCCCGGGCTCGCCGGGATCCTCCCGCAGACGTCAGTgggagaggagaagaaggaggagaagGTGGACTACCTCAACCTCCTCTGCCCCGTGCCCTTCGAGGAGATCCAGCGCGAGGCTCTCA TGTCTTTGAAGCCTGAACTTTTTGAAGGATTGAGGTTTGACTTCACAAAAGGGTTGAATCAAAAGTTTTCTCTTAGCCACAG CGTTTTTATGGGCTCCTTAGAAGTTCCAGCCCAGGGGTCTGAAACTATTAAAGTTCCAACTGCTCATTATGAATTTGGTGCCAATTTTTTAGATCCAAAG TTAATGCTCATTGGAAGGGTGATGACAGATGGAAGGCTTAATGCTCGCGTGAAATGTGATTTGACAGACAATCTGATGCTGAAAGTAAATGCACAG CTTACCCAAGAGGCACATTACTCACAAGGAATGTTTAACTTTGACTACAAG GGAAGTGACTATCGAGCACAATTCCAAATAGGGAACAATGCATTCTATGGTGCAAATTATATTCAG AGTGTTACTCCGAACCTATCAATGGGAACTGAAATGTTCTGGCTTGGTCACCAAAGGAAGTCTGGAATTGGTTTTGCCTGTCGCTATAACACGGACAAAATG GTGGGCACTCTACAGGTCGCAAGCACTGGAATAGTTGCCTTAAGTTATGTCCAGAAGATTTCTGAGAAG GTTTCCCTTGCGTCTGATTTCATGTATAACCATATGTCAAGAGACGTAACTTCCAGCTTTGGTTACGATTACTTGCTTAGGCAG TGCCGTCTAAGAGGCAAAATTGACTCGAATGGTGTTGTTGCGGCATATCTGGAGGAGAGGTTGAACATGGGTGTCAACTTTCTTCTATCTGCTGAG ATTGACCATTGTAAGAAGAACTACAAGTTTGGTTTCGGAATGACCGTAGGAGAGTAA
- the LOC100282275 gene encoding mitochondrial import receptor subunit TOM40 isoform X2 produces the protein MKHLSNNPDDLNSMSLKPELFEGLRFDFTKGLNQKFSLSHSVFMGSLEVPAQGSETIKVPTAHYEFGANFLDPKLMLIGRVMTDGRLNARVKCDLTDNLMLKVNAQLTQEAHYSQGMFNFDYKGSDYRAQFQIGNNAFYGANYIQSVTPNLSMGTEMFWLGHQRKSGIGFACRYNTDKMVGTLQVASTGIVALSYVQKISEKVSLASDFMYNHMSRDVTSSFGYDYLLRQCRLRGKIDSNGVVAAYLEERLNMGVNFLLSAEIDHCKKNYKFGFGMTVGE, from the exons ATGAAACACCTTTCAAACAATCCTGATGATTTGAACTCAA TGTCTTTGAAGCCTGAACTTTTTGAAGGATTGAGGTTTGACTTCACAAAAGGGTTGAATCAAAAGTTTTCTCTTAGCCACAG CGTTTTTATGGGCTCCTTAGAAGTTCCAGCCCAGGGGTCTGAAACTATTAAAGTTCCAACTGCTCATTATGAATTTGGTGCCAATTTTTTAGATCCAAAG TTAATGCTCATTGGAAGGGTGATGACAGATGGAAGGCTTAATGCTCGCGTGAAATGTGATTTGACAGACAATCTGATGCTGAAAGTAAATGCACAG CTTACCCAAGAGGCACATTACTCACAAGGAATGTTTAACTTTGACTACAAG GGAAGTGACTATCGAGCACAATTCCAAATAGGGAACAATGCATTCTATGGTGCAAATTATATTCAG AGTGTTACTCCGAACCTATCAATGGGAACTGAAATGTTCTGGCTTGGTCACCAAAGGAAGTCTGGAATTGGTTTTGCCTGTCGCTATAACACGGACAAAATG GTGGGCACTCTACAGGTCGCAAGCACTGGAATAGTTGCCTTAAGTTATGTCCAGAAGATTTCTGAGAAG GTTTCCCTTGCGTCTGATTTCATGTATAACCATATGTCAAGAGACGTAACTTCCAGCTTTGGTTACGATTACTTGCTTAGGCAG TGCCGTCTAAGAGGCAAAATTGACTCGAATGGTGTTGTTGCGGCATATCTGGAGGAGAGGTTGAACATGGGTGTCAACTTTCTTCTATCTGCTGAG ATTGACCATTGTAAGAAGAACTACAAGTTTGGTTTCGGAATGACCGTAGGAGAGTAA
- the LOC100282275 gene encoding mitochondrial import receptor subunit TOM40 isoform X1, whose product MGSVASAAAPPSPHSALPQEGAPPYGPGLAGILPQTSVGEEKKEEKVDYLNLLCPVPFEEIQREALMSLKPELFEGLSVFMGSLEVPAQGSETIKVPTAHYEFGANFLDPKLMLIGRVMTDGRLNARVKCDLTDNLMLKVNAQLTQEAHYSQGMFNFDYKGSDYRAQFQIGNNAFYGANYIQSVTPNLSMGTEMFWLGHQRKSGIGFACRYNTDKMVGTLQVASTGIVALSYVQKISEKVSLASDFMYNHMSRDVTSSFGYDYLLRQCRLRGKIDSNGVVAAYLEERLNMGVNFLLSAEIDHCKKNYKFGFGMTVGE is encoded by the exons ATGGGATCTGTTGCCTCCGCAGCAGCGCCACCTTCTCCTCACTCAGCGCTACCCCAGGAGGGCGCGCCGCCCTATGGCCCCGGGCTCGCCGGGATCCTCCCGCAGACGTCAGTgggagaggagaagaaggaggagaagGTGGACTACCTCAACCTCCTCTGCCCCGTGCCCTTCGAGGAGATCCAGCGCGAGGCTCTCA TGTCTTTGAAGCCTGAACTTTTTGAAGGATTGAG CGTTTTTATGGGCTCCTTAGAAGTTCCAGCCCAGGGGTCTGAAACTATTAAAGTTCCAACTGCTCATTATGAATTTGGTGCCAATTTTTTAGATCCAAAG TTAATGCTCATTGGAAGGGTGATGACAGATGGAAGGCTTAATGCTCGCGTGAAATGTGATTTGACAGACAATCTGATGCTGAAAGTAAATGCACAG CTTACCCAAGAGGCACATTACTCACAAGGAATGTTTAACTTTGACTACAAG GGAAGTGACTATCGAGCACAATTCCAAATAGGGAACAATGCATTCTATGGTGCAAATTATATTCAG AGTGTTACTCCGAACCTATCAATGGGAACTGAAATGTTCTGGCTTGGTCACCAAAGGAAGTCTGGAATTGGTTTTGCCTGTCGCTATAACACGGACAAAATG GTGGGCACTCTACAGGTCGCAAGCACTGGAATAGTTGCCTTAAGTTATGTCCAGAAGATTTCTGAGAAG GTTTCCCTTGCGTCTGATTTCATGTATAACCATATGTCAAGAGACGTAACTTCCAGCTTTGGTTACGATTACTTGCTTAGGCAG TGCCGTCTAAGAGGCAAAATTGACTCGAATGGTGTTGTTGCGGCATATCTGGAGGAGAGGTTGAACATGGGTGTCAACTTTCTTCTATCTGCTGAG ATTGACCATTGTAAGAAGAACTACAAGTTTGGTTTCGGAATGACCGTAGGAGAGTAA